A stretch of DNA from Leucobacter luti:
CGGCGAGCGCGAATTGTGGCCCGCCTGCCATGCCGAAGAGACCAACCACTTCGCCGGAGCGAACCACGAGATCCTCGTGCAGCGGGTCATCGGATGGCAGCTCAACGACCGCCTGACCGGGCTCAGTGTGGGTGAAATCCAGTGAGCGGAGATCAGGTACGAGGGCCTCGGCGAGACGCGCCGGGGTGAAATCGGTGGTGGGGCCGTCGACTACCAGGCGGCCACCCCGGAGCACGACGATTCTGGTGCACACTTCGAGGATGTCGGGAAGTCGATGCGAGACGTAGAGCACGGTCACCCCCTGGGCGGCAAAGCTCCGGATCAACTCGTGCAGTGCTTCTGTTTCGGCCTTGCCGAGTGCAGCTGTCGGCTCGTCGAGCAGCAGCACTTTCATCTCACCTGCGAGCAGCCCGCGTGCCAGGTCGACGAGCTGACGCTCTCCCAGGCCGAGCGCCGCAACGGGCATGTCGAGGGGGAGCTGAGCGCCGACTGTGGCGAGCGCTTCGGTCGCGAGCCGTCGCCGCTCGGCCATGCGCGGCGCAGGTCGGGCGAGGAAGAGATTCTCCAGCACTGACATGTTTGGCGCGAGGGCGGGTTCCTGGTGGATCACCGTGATGCCGAGCTGCGCGGCCTCACGCGGAGTGAGCTTGCGCGCGACCGCCACGCCGTCGACGGTAAATGCGCCTCCTGTGGCCTGGATCACTCCGGTCGTCACGTTGCACAGGGTGCTTTTGCCTGCGCCGTTGTGACCGAGGAGGCCAATGATCTCGCCTGGTGCTGCCGCAAAGCTGACGTCTTCGAGCGCGCGCGTCGCACCGAAGTCGACGGTCACCCCCGAATACGCGAGTCGTGTTGGCAGCTGCGATCCAGGCAGTGGCTCGCGCTGTTGTGTGTCACGCGGCATGGTGACTCTCCTTCCACCGGTTCCCCGGGTATGTGCGCCGGTGTGCCTGAAAAGCTGGGGCGCCGGGGAGTCGGCGCCCCAGCAAGGGTGCTACTGGTTGGCGAGCAGGTACTGGTCTGCGTTGTCCGCGGTCACCTCGACCGTCGGTACCGTCTCGTCGGTGACACTCTTTCCCTCAGCCGCGTCGATGAGCATTTGCGCGTTCGCTTCGGCGAGTTCACGTGCCGGCGCGATGAATGCGTAGCGCCAGAATGACTGTGGCTCCGCGATGATCTCGAGCTCGGCATCCGTGGCGTCGAGATTGACGAGCAGCATGCTTTCGTCGGTGGGAGAGACGCCGGAATCCGTCAGCGCCTGGTACGCCCCGAGTGCGGGGTCATTTGCGATGGCGAGCCACACCTTTGTATTTGGCACTGCGTTCAGCTGGTTCTGTACTGCGGCGTAGCCGTCATCGAGGCTGAGTACTTTGTGCTCAGTGATATTCAGGTTGAGCTTCGCAGCGTCGAGTGCATCGAGCATGCCCTTGCCACGGAGGCGGCCGAGATCGGTGTCCGGCCACCCGAGGAATGCCACGTCGACCTGCTCGTCGCCGTACTTCTCCTTGATCCACTCTGCCGCACGGGTGCCTGCTTCGCGGCCGTCAGCTTCGTGATCGAGCACGACCGCTCCTGCGACGCCCTCCCAGGTGCTGCCATAGCCCAGTACGGGGATGCCAGCGTCGGTGGCTTGGCTGGTGACCGCCACCATGGCGTCCGACTGCACCGGGTAGCCCATGATCGCTTTGATGTCGCCGCGTACGATCCAGGATTCCCAATCCTGCACCTGCGTCTGCGCATTCCACTTCGGGTCGTCGGTGACGAACTCGTAGCCGGCATCGGTGACAGCGGTCTCCATGAACGGCAGCATGTCGTTCCAGATCTGGATATCGAGGCCGGCGAAGCTCATTGCGACAGCGCCCTTGTCGGCGCCGCCGGATCCTGCGCCAGAGCCTGCGTCAGAGCCGCCGCCCGAGGTGCAGCCTGCGAGTGCGAGTGCGGTGCTGGCGGTGAGCGCGACCACGGCCAGAGTGCGACGCATGCGTTTCATGTCTGTGACTCCTTTGTCGTTGGTCCGTACCTGTTCCGCGTGAATGCGGGGCACGGAGGTGCCGCGCGGCATTCGTTGCTCGCGGCGTGAACAATACGACCACATGACTACGCGAATAGTCAATGAATTTTTAACTCTGTTGTTGTTTAGTCACACAAACTTAATAATCGTTTGTCATTTGTGAATTCTGCCCCTATCGTGGATCGCGCCGGCCCCGGGCAGTGAAGCCAGCGGGCGGATGGGCAAGTCGAAAGGACACCGCAATGACGCGCAAGACCGGATACGTGTGGCACGAGCGATACGCATGGCACGACACAGGGACTCACGCCGGGTTGGTGCCGGCCGGGGGATATGTGCAGCCGTATCGCAACTTTGAGAGCCCGGATTCCAAAGCGCGATTCGCGGGGCTC
This window harbors:
- a CDS encoding ATP-binding cassette domain-containing protein gives rise to the protein MPRDTQQREPLPGSQLPTRLAYSGVTVDFGATRALEDVSFAAAPGEIIGLLGHNGAGKSTLCNVTTGVIQATGGAFTVDGVAVARKLTPREAAQLGITVIHQEPALAPNMSVLENLFLARPAPRMAERRRLATEALATVGAQLPLDMPVAALGLGERQLVDLARGLLAGEMKVLLLDEPTAALGKAETEALHELIRSFAAQGVTVLYVSHRLPDILEVCTRIVVLRGGRLVVDGPTTDFTPARLAEALVPDLRSLDFTHTEPGQAVVELPSDDPLHEDLVVRSGEVVGLFGMAGGPQFALAASLGGAGTPRQFQLDGEPVRFTSPAQAIKRRVFFVPPDRDTEGLVGSETAIDNVMLPWFGQSGARGWWVSGASGREVYTHARTALDIRGPGADAEISQFSGGNRQKHLLARWLYPAQPRLLVLAQPTQGVDVGAKLDIVEAVRAAAAAGAAVVVASSESDEIASMCDRAVTVNGATHQDVPRSPKFNEDLLASLLTRVAPARA
- a CDS encoding sugar ABC transporter substrate-binding protein; amino-acid sequence: MKRMRRTLAVVALTASTALALAGCTSGGGSDAGSGAGSGGADKGAVAMSFAGLDIQIWNDMLPFMETAVTDAGYEFVTDDPKWNAQTQVQDWESWIVRGDIKAIMGYPVQSDAMVAVTSQATDAGIPVLGYGSTWEGVAGAVVLDHEADGREAGTRAAEWIKEKYGDEQVDVAFLGWPDTDLGRLRGKGMLDALDAAKLNLNITEHKVLSLDDGYAAVQNQLNAVPNTKVWLAIANDPALGAYQALTDSGVSPTDESMLLVNLDATDAELEIIAEPQSFWRYAFIAPARELAEANAQMLIDAAEGKSVTDETVPTVEVTADNADQYLLANQ